Genomic DNA from Streptomyces caniferus:
CCCGCCTCCGTGCCGCTGGGCGTTGGTGACCAGTTCCGTCGCCACCAGGAGGGCATCGACGAGGGCCAGGTCGTCGACCGGGCTGCCGGTCCTGTGCAGCAGGTCGTGCACGTAGTTGCGTGCCTCGGCTGCCCTGACAGGTAGTCCCCGCATCACACTCTCACCTCAAATACGCCCGCACCGTCCCGGCGGCGCCGTATCCCTTGTCCGCCCGCCCGGCGGGCACGGCCGCCCGGGCGCCGCTCTCGCACGGGGCTGCTCTCGCACGGCAGGACGGCAATACTCTCAGGCCGCTTCGCCGGCGCCGCGGCGGGTAGGGGCGTAAGGCACAGCAGACCGCAGACACGGATGAACTGCCCGATGGCGCCGACGGCGTCCCACCGGCGACATCAACCGGATGCGCGGTCGAATGCGAGGGGAATGGTCACGGTAATGGCTTTGCCGCCCGGGGTGGGAATAATGACCACACAGGCGGTGAGTTGCTGAATCATCGGCCATCCATATCCGCCGACCGCATATTTTTCACGTCCCACGGCGGTGGCGGGTTGCCGACGGTTGCCATCGGCTACGGTCACTTCCAGGCGGTCGGCCACGATCCGGGCGGAGAAACCGGAAATTCCGTCTCCATGGCGCTGGGCATTGGTGACCAATTCCGAGGTGACCAGCAGGGCGTCGATGACGGAGAGTTCATCGATATGCGGACGGTGAGCGCTCAGCAGCTCATGAACATGGGCACGCGCCTCCGCCGCTTTCGTCACCGGGGTCTGCTGCGCACCCGTCACACTCTCACCTCACGCCCGATCCATCTCCACGCCCTGGAGCTCCGCCGCCGCCCATCCGAGGGCCGCCTAGAAGGCTACTTCGACGAGAGGGTTCTCCAACGGGTTCCCCGGATCCGAGGGTTTACGCCCACCCGCACGGCGCCACGCGGGTGAAATCCCGGGCCGGCCGCCCGAACGGCGGCCGGCCCTCCGGCTCCGGGCCCGCCCGGACGGCCGGGCCCGCTTCAGACCAGGGGAAATCCCCCGAAATAGACCCCGACCTGATGAAGATAGTCGGCGCTGCTCGCGTGCTCGTCCCCCTCGAAGGAGGGCGCGTCCTTGATCTCCTGCCGGGTGCGGCCGACGTAGACCTTTTCCTCGTCCCGGTCGATGCCGGTCACCGTGCCGGCCGGCAGCACGACCCGCCTGCCGAGGATCCACGGGCCGGTGTCGACCACCAGGTGGGCGGAATCCACCTCGTCAGAATGCTTGTCCACCTTGCCGATACTTCCGTCGACGGCTTCGACGCTGTACCCCACAAGAGCCGCGCCCGCCCTGTAACCGGAGTCGGGAAGGTATCCCCAGACATTGGAACTCATGCGAAATCCCTTCAGCGCGACGCGATAGCGGGCTTTGATTCCGCCACTGCTCACACCCCTTGAGCAAAGGGGAACAGTGACGGGCCCTTTCAGTGTGTCGGTCATCCCGACAACTGCTCTGATGCCCCGAGTCCGGTATCCAAAACAGCAGGCCACGACGGGAGCCGGCAAACGCCCCGTCCGCTGTTCTTCACCAGTGGCTACGGAACGGGCTGGTTCGGCTTTCGGCGGACGGAGCGCCGCTTGAGGAGCTGGAAACACCTCGTGCTCTCCCGCCCTCAGGGAATTCTCCGACGCGATGCGCGCCGGGTCGGGCAGGGCCGGGTCCGGACGGGTCGAGACGGATCAGCGTCGAGTCGGATCGGGGCCGCGGCAGCACTGCCCCGGGACGGACACCTCACGCCCGACGTCACCAACCCGCCCCCCACCGACCCGCCCATTCGCCGGCCCGCCAACTCACCATCGGCACAGCGCCGTTGCCCTCTTCATCACGGAGCGTCGACGACAGGGCGCTCAAGGCCGAAGGCGGAAATCCGACCTTCGATGGCCGCTTTCTTGCCGACGTGGGGGCACCGGGCGAGTCACCGCGACCCTGACACCGGGGTCGGTCGGCCACCCGGTGTCCGATACCCGACCCCCCAGGAGTGCGGGGTGCCCGGCACCCGACCCCGACCGTCGGCCAGCAGCGGCCGGATCATGCGGGCGTCCCTGTCGGCGAACGGCGGGCAAACGCGAAGGAAAAGAAAAGCGATGGCCTGAAATCGGCGGCCAAAAACCGGTGGCCGGAAACCGTCGACCGAGCTTAACGACCGGCGGTCGTACTATTCATCCGTCCGGGTCTTTCATCAGACCAGCCTTGCAATCGGGTAGATAACTCACCGTAGGATCCTTTCTCGTTAGGCCGTTTGGCGTAGGGCGTCGTCATGCCGCGCGCCGCACGAAAGGACGCCTTCTTGAATTGGTCGACACGGACCATTAAGGGCTCTTCATCCATGGTCTTCGCCGACAGACCGCCCCTACGCGACAAGGGGGGTTCCCGGTGACCCAGAATTACGACACCGGACTGGCCGGCGTCTCCGAAACCGCCTTGTGGACCGCGCAGATGCGGGCGGGTGAATCCGGAAAACCGGACGCATTGTTCAGTGACCCCTGGGCCGAGAAATTCGTGGCGGCGGCCGGTGGATTCCACGGCCCGCCCGGGGCGGGGGCCTTTCAGGTACTGCTGCCCGAATGGCTGGCGGTCCGTACCCGGTTCTTCGACGACCACCTCAGGGCCGCGGCCGGCTCGGGGTGCCGGCAGGTGGTGCTGCTGGGTGCGGGCCTCGACACACGGGCCTTCCGGCTGGACTGGCCCGCGGGGACCCGGCTGTACGAAGTGGACCTGCCGGCGGTGCACGCCTTCAAGGAAGGGGTGGTCGCGGACAGCGCCCCTTCGGTGGGCGAACGCATCGCCGTCCCGGCCGACCTGCAAGGCTCCTGGTCAGATGCCCTGACCGAGGCCGGCTTCGATCCGGCCGAGCCGACGGCATGGCTGTGCGAAGGGCTCCTCTACTACTTCGAACCCGAGGTGGTGGAGGCGCTCGTGGCCACCGTGTCCGGGCTCTCCGCGCCGGGCAGCAGCCTGGGCGCCGAATGCCTGAACGCCGAAACCGCCCAGTCCTCGTTCATGCGGCCGTGGCTGGAGGACATGGCCGCCGCGGGGACGCCATGGCCATGGCGGCTGCGGGATCCCGAGAACTGGTGGGCCCGCCACGGCTGGGCCGCCGGAGTAACGGACCTCTGGAGCCTGCCTTATGTCGTGGAGCGGATGGGGGCTTTCCGCAATCTCCTTCAGGGGGGCGAGGAACTCAGCATGCTCTTGGTCACCGGAATGCGAAAGTGACGTACCGATCGCCCTGCCGGAAGGCCGGAAAGGAGTTCCCTCGGAATGAATGATCTCCAGGTAGAAGGTACGGTCACGGAATCCTTTTGCGTCGGCTTCCCGCACCATGGAACGGATGACATCACCCCTGCCGCGAGCATGGTGCGGAAATCAGTACCGCGCGAATACCACTCATATGTCGGCGGAGTCGATGTGCCCTCCGACAATGGCGTCTACTGCATGAGCGCGCGGGCCATGCTGAATGATGTCTTCGCCACGCTGCGGGCGAAAAGAGCACTGGAACGCGGGGCGGGAGATCCGGGAAATCCCCATGTGCTCGCCCGCTGCTCGGTCGCCGACGGCGAGACCGCCCGGGCGGCGGTGAAAGCGGCGGCCGCGGCATTCCCGCAGTGGGCGGCCGCGCCCGCCCGGACGAGGATCTTCGCCCTCGGACGCGCCGTGCATCGCCGTCTGGAGGCGCACCGGTCGGAGATCATCGAGGTGCTGATCCAGGAGCAGCATCCGCGCGTCCTCGCGGAGTGGCAGTTCGCGGGGCTCCTCGGCGGGTACTCCGAGGAGAACCTCCGGTTCTACGCCGACCAACTGCACCAGGAGTTCTCCCGCGGGCCCCGCAGGATGCTGGTCCGTCGCCAGCCGGACGGCGTCGTCTGTGCCAACCCTCCGCAGAACGCCCCGCTGTCGAGCGTGCTGCTGGCGGCCACCGCGATGCTCGCCGGCAACACCCTGGTGGTCCGGGCCCCGCGCAGCGCGCCGCTGGGCGCGATGTACGTGCTGCGGGAGATCCTGGTGCCCGCGCTCGAAGAAGCCGGCGCACCGCCGGGGACGCTGAACTTCTTCTGTGCCGCGCCCCAAGAGGTCCTGGAGTCCTGGCTGGACGACCCGGCGGTCGCCGACATCTTCTACATCGGCCCCTCCGACGTCGGGCTCCGCCTGGAAGCCAAGTGCATCGCCCGGGGCAAGAAGCCGATCCTCGAACTCGCCGGCAACGACGGCGTCGCCATCTGGCGGGACGCGGACCTCGACCGCGCCGTACAGGCACTGACGGAGTGCTTCTTCGGCTCCGGCCAGATCTGCATGGTCCCCAACTACGCCGTGGTGCACCCCGATATCGCGGACGAGCTGCTGGCCCGGCTCGGCGAGGCCGTGGACGCGCTGCGGCCCGGCTACCCCGACGACCCCGAGACACTGCTCTCCCCCGTGGTGCGCAGTGAGAAGTTCTTCGCCTTCCTCGACCAGGCGACCGGTGCGGGCGCACAGGTCCTGCGGGGCGGCCACCGCATCGAGATCGACGGGACGGTCAGCGACAACGGCCCCTTCCTGCAGCCGACCGTTCTGCGGGTGGACGGCTTGGCCGACGCCCGTCGCGTCGATGCCGTACGGGAGGAGACCTTCTTCCCCCTCCTCCCGGTGGTCGTGGCCGAACCCGGCGACGACGCCCTCGTACTGGACCGGATGGTCGCGTTTCTCAACGAGAACGCGTACGGACTGCGGAACTCGGTGTGGGCGCGGGACGACCGGGTCGTCGACCGGTTCGTCCGCGACATCCGCAACGGGGGCCTGCTCAAGGTCAACGACTCCCACGTCGGCTTCCTCCCCTGCCTGCCGACCCATGGCGGGACCGGTCTGACGGGCGGGGTGTACGGGGAGGCCAACTATCCGCCGCTGCGCACGTCCCGGCTGCAGGGCGTGAGCGTCGCCCACGGCGTGCACCCGCGCGATGCCGTGTTCGGCTCCGCGGGCCCCGACCACACCGACAGGAGCGCGTCA
This window encodes:
- a CDS encoding SAM-dependent methyltransferase — encoded protein: MTQNYDTGLAGVSETALWTAQMRAGESGKPDALFSDPWAEKFVAAAGGFHGPPGAGAFQVLLPEWLAVRTRFFDDHLRAAAGSGCRQVVLLGAGLDTRAFRLDWPAGTRLYEVDLPAVHAFKEGVVADSAPSVGERIAVPADLQGSWSDALTEAGFDPAEPTAWLCEGLLYYFEPEVVEALVATVSGLSAPGSSLGAECLNAETAQSSFMRPWLEDMAAAGTPWPWRLRDPENWWARHGWAAGVTDLWSLPYVVERMGAFRNLLQGGEELSMLLVTGMRK
- a CDS encoding PRC-barrel domain containing protein; translated protein: MTDTLKGPVTVPLCSRGVSSGGIKARYRVALKGFRMSSNVWGYLPDSGYRAGAALVGYSVEAVDGSIGKVDKHSDEVDSAHLVVDTGPWILGRRVVLPAGTVTGIDRDEEKVYVGRTRQEIKDAPSFEGDEHASSADYLHQVGVYFGGFPLV
- a CDS encoding ATP-binding protein → MTGAQQTPVTKAAEARAHVHELLSAHRPHIDELSVIDALLVTSELVTNAQRHGDGISGFSARIVADRLEVTVADGNRRQPATAVGREKYAVGGYGWPMIQQLTACVVIIPTPGGKAITVTIPLAFDRASG
- a CDS encoding aldehyde dehydrogenase family protein; translated protein: MPSDNGVYCMSARAMLNDVFATLRAKRALERGAGDPGNPHVLARCSVADGETARAAVKAAAAAFPQWAAAPARTRIFALGRAVHRRLEAHRSEIIEVLIQEQHPRVLAEWQFAGLLGGYSEENLRFYADQLHQEFSRGPRRMLVRRQPDGVVCANPPQNAPLSSVLLAATAMLAGNTLVVRAPRSAPLGAMYVLREILVPALEEAGAPPGTLNFFCAAPQEVLESWLDDPAVADIFYIGPSDVGLRLEAKCIARGKKPILELAGNDGVAIWRDADLDRAVQALTECFFGSGQICMVPNYAVVHPDIADELLARLGEAVDALRPGYPDDPETLLSPVVRSEKFFAFLDQATGAGAQVLRGGHRIEIDGTVSDNGPFLQPTVLRVDGLADARRVDAVREETFFPLLPVVVAEPGDDALVLDRMVAFLNENAYGLRNSVWARDDRVVDRFVRDIRNGGLLKVNDSHVGFLPCLPTHGGTGLTGGVYGEANYPPLRTSRLQGVSVAHGVHPRDAVFGSAGPDHTDRSAS